A window of Hydrogenophilus thermoluteolus genomic DNA:
TTCCCTGAGCCGGTGATTCACGTCGCGGTCGAACCCAAATCGAAGGCCGACCAAGAAAAAATGGGGATCGCACTGCAGCGCCTTGCGATGGAAGACCCGTCGTTCCGAGTGCGTACCGATGAAGAGTCGGGGCAGACGATCATCTCCGGGATGGGCGAGCTCCACCTCGAGATCATCGTCGACCGGATGCGCCGTGAGTTCAACGTCGAAGCGAACGTCGGTGCGCCGCAAGTAGCGTATCGTGAAGCGATTCGCAAGACGGTCGAGCAAGAGGGCAAATTCGTCAAGCAGACCGGTGGGCGCGGTCAGTACGGTCACGTCTGGATTCGCCTCGAACCGAACGAACCCGGCAAAGGGTACGAATTCATCGACGCGATCAAAGGCGGTGTGGTGCCGCGTGAATACATCCCGGCGGTCGACAAAGGGATCCAGGAGGCGATGCAATCGGGCGTACTTGCGGGGTACCCGGTCGTCGACTTCAAAGTGACCCTCTTCGACGGTTCGTACCACGAGGTGGACTCGAACGAAAACGCGTTCCGGATGGCAGCGTCCATCGCATTCAAAGAGGCGATGAAGAAGGCCGATCCGGTGTTGCTCGAGCCGATGATGGCGGTCGAAGTCGAAACACCGGAAGAGTTCATGGGTAACGTGATGGGTGACCTTTCGGCACGCCGGGGCATCGTCCAAGGGATGGACGATTTGCCGGGTGGGATGAAGGTGATCCGCGCCGAGGTGCCGCTTGCCGAAATGTTCGGCTACGCAACGCAACTGCGGTCGCTCACCCAAGGTCGTGCTACCTACTCGATGGAGTTCAAGCATTACGCTGAAGCACCGCGTAACGTTGCCGAAGCGGTGATCAATGCGCGCAAATGATCGATGGTGACCATCTTTTGAAGGAGTGAAACGAAATGGCCAAGGCAAAATTCGAGCGGACGAAGCCGCACGTCAATGTGGGGACGATTGGGCACGTGGACCACGGCAAGACGACGCTGACGGCGGCGATCACCACGGTGCTGGCGAAGCACTTTGGTGGTGAAGCGAAGAAATACGACGACATCGACGCGGCGCCGGAAGAAAAAGCGCGTGGGATCACGATCAACACCGCGCACGTCGAATACGAAACCGCGAACCGTCACTACGCGCACGTCGACTGCCCGGGGCACGCCGACTACGTCAAGAACATGATCACGGGTGCGGCGCAGATGGACGGCGCGATTCTCGTGGTCTCGGCTGCTGACGGCCCGATGCCGCAAACGCGCGAACACATCCTGTTGGCGCGTCAGGTCGGTGTACCCTACATCATCGTCTTCCTCAACAAATGCGACATGGTGGACGACCCGGAACTTCTCGAACTCGTCGAAATGGAAGTTCGGGACCTGCTCAATCAGTACGGCTTTCCGGGTGACGACACCCCGATCATCAAAGGCTCGGCGCTCAAAGCGCTCGAAGGCGACCAGAGCGAAATCGGCGAGCCGGCGATCCTCAAACTGGCTGAGACGCTCGACAGCTACATCCCGACGCCGGAGCGCGACATCGACAAACCGTTCCTGCTCCCGATCGAAGACGTCTTCTCGATCTCGGGTCGCGGAACCGTCGTGACCGGCCGTGTCGAACGCGGCACCGTCAAAGTCGGCGACGAAGTCGAAATCGTCGGCCTGCGTCCGACGCAAAAGACCACCGTCACGGGCGTCGAAATGTTCCGCAAACTGCTCGACGAAGGGCGTGCGGGTGACAACGTCGGGGTGCTGCTGCGCGGAACCAAACGCGAAGAAGTCGAACGGGGTCAAGTGCTCGCCAAACCGGGCACCATCACCCCGCACACCCACTTCGAATGCGAAGTGTACGTGCTCACCAAAGAAGAAGGGGGCCGTCACACCCCGTTCTTCTCCAACTACCGTCCGCAGTTCTACTTCCGTACCACCGACGTCACGGGGTCGATCGAACTGCCGGAAGGGGTGGAAATGGTGATGCCGGGTGACAACGTCAAACTCACGGTGAAACTCATTGCACCGATCGCGATGGAAGAAGGTCTGCGCTTTGCGATCCGCGAAGGCGGCCGTACCGTGGGTGCCGGCGTCGTCTCCAAAATCATCGAGTGATCGATTTGTGATATGATTCGTGCCCTCGCATCTGCGAGGGCCTTTCTTTTGTTCTTTGAGGATATCGAGATGAAAACGCAAAAGATCCGGATTCGCCTCAAGGCGTTCGATTACCGGTTGATCGACCTTTCCGCGGCGCAAATCGTCGATGCGGTCAAGCGCACGGGCGCGGTCGTTCGTGGTCCCGTTCCGCTGCCAACCAAAATCGAACGCTACAACGTGTTGCGCTCTCCGCACGTCAATAAAAAGTCGATGGATCAGTTCGAGATTCGTACCCACCATCGCTTGCTCGATATCGTAGACCCAACGGACAAGACCGTCGACGCGCTTTCGAAGCTCGACCTTCCTGCCGGGGTTGACGTCGATATCAAATTGCTCTAAGCATAACCATTTTTGTGCTACAATGCTGCGTTCATCCGACGCAGCTTTTGTGTTTTGGTAACCTCCGGTCAATCGTAACCGGAATAGGAGATAAAAATGAGTCTTGGCCTTGTTGCACGCAAGGTCGGCATGACCCGCATTTTTACCGAGGACGGGCAGAGTATTCCCGTAACGGTATTGGCGGCTGCCGGCAATCGCGTTGTTCAGATCAAGTCTCCCGAAACCGACGGCTATGCAGCCGTGCAAGTGGGTTTCGGGGAGCGTCGCCCCATTCGGGTCACGAAACCGCTCGCAGGTCATTTTGCCAAGGCGGGTGTCACTCCGGCTAAGGTACTCCGCGAATTTCGTGTCGACCCGGCTGAACTCGAGCAGTTCAAGCCCGGTGACACCCTTTCGGTCGAACGCTTCCAGGTCGGGCAAAAGGTCGATGTTACCGGCCGCTCGATCGGGAAAGGGTTTGCAGGTGCGATCAAGCGACACAACTTCAGTTCGAACCGCGCGTCGCACGGCAACTCGATTACCACCAATGCACCGGGTTCGATCGGTATGGCGCAAGACCCGGGTCGCGTCTTCCCGGGTAAGCGGATGGCGGGGCATCTGGGTGACGAAACCGTCACGGTGCAAAACCTGGAAGTGGTGCGGGTCGATGCCGAGCGTCAACTCATCTGGGTCAAGGGGGCGGTCCCTGGCGCGAAAGGTCGCGAGGTGATCGTTCGTCCCGCAGTGAAGGCCAAAGGCTAAGCGAGGCGACGATGGAATTGAAACTACTCGATACGAATGGTCAAGAGGCAGGCGCAGTGACCGTCTCGGACCAGCTTTTTGGTCGCGAATTCAACGAGCCGCTCGTCCATCAGGTCGTGGTGGCGTACATGGCCAATGCGCGTCGGGGCACGCGGGCGCAAAAAGACCGTTCGCAAGTGAAACACTCCACACGCAAGCCCTGGCGGCAAAAGGGTACCGGCCGTGCGCGTGCCGGGATGACCTCGAGCCCGTTGTGGCGTGGAGGTGGGAAGGTTTTCCCGAGTACTCCGGACGAAAATTTTTCTCATAAAGTCAACCGGAAGATGTACCGCGCTGCGATGGCGTCGATTTTGTCGGAATTGGCGCGCCAGGGGCGGCTTGCGGTTGTCGATGGTTTCGATGTCTCGGCTCCGAAGACCAAGCTGGTCGTCGAAAAGCTCAGGGCGATGGGGGTCTATGATCGCAATGTCCTCCTTGTCACCGAACAGCTCAGCGAAAACCTGCTGTTGGGTAGCCGTAATTTGAAGAACGTGTTGGCGCTGGAAGCGCACGAGGTCGATCCGGTCGCGCTGGTTCATTTCGACTTGGTGTTGGTGACCAAGGGCGCCCTCGAAAAATTCCAGGAGATGTGGCAATGAGTGCGCTCAAGGAACGCCATTATCAGGTACTGCTGGCACCGGTGATTTCCGAAAAATCGACGATGCTGGCTGAGACGCGCAATACCGTCGTCTTTCGGGTAGCGCCTGATGCAGAAAAGCACGAAATCAAAGCGGCTGTGGAAGGCCTCTTCAACGTTCGGGTGCAAGGGGTGCGCGTCGTCAATGTGAAAGGCAAGGTGAAGCGTTTCGGCCGTTTTGCTGGTCGCCGCGCCAATGTTCGTAAGGCTTACGTGACGCTCGAGCCCGGTCAAGAGCTCGATTTCGTCATGGGTGGGAGTGCGTAATCATGCCGATCGTCAAGCTGAAACCAACCTCTCCGGGTCGGCGCCACGTCGTCAAAGTGGTCCATCCGCATCTGCACAAAGGTGAGCCGTACGCACCGCTCGTCGAAGCACAAACACGCAAAGCGGGCCGCAACAATGTCGGTCGCATCACCACCCGGCACAAAGGGGGTGGTCACAAACGCCATTATCGGATCATCGATTTCCGTCGCAATAAAGACGGCATTCCTGCCAAAGTCGAACGGATCGAATACGATCCCAACCGTACGGCGCACATTGCACTGATTTGTTACACCGACGGCGAACGTCGCTACATTCTCGCCCCCAAGGGACTCGAAGCGGGGATGGTGGTCGAAAGTGGCCCGCAGGCCCCGATTCGTGTCGGAAATGCGCTCCCGTTGCGTTCGATCCCAGTTGGGACCACGATTCACAACATCGAACTTCAGCCCGGTAAGGGTGGGCAGTTGGCCCGCGCTGCGGGCGCTTCCGCGATGCTGGTCGGTCGCGACGGTGGCTATGCTCAGATCCGCCTCCGTTCCGGTGAAGTGCGTCGCGTCCCGATGGAGTGCCGTGCCACGATCGGCGAGGTCTCCAACAGTGAGCACAACCTGGAGAAACTGGGCAAAGCCGGGGCCTCGCGCTGGCGCGGGATCCGTCCGACCGTCCGTGGTGTTGCGATGAACCCGATCGATCACCCGCATGGTGGTGGTGAAGGCCGTACGGGTACGGGTGGGCCTCCCGTCAGCCCATGGGGTTGGCAGACCAAAGGGTATCGGACGCGTAAGAACAAGCGTACGGACGGCATGATCATTCAAAGCCGTCATAAACGGTAAGGGGTAAGCAATGGCACGTTCAGTGAAGAAAGGGCCTTTCGTCGACGCCCACCTCCTCAAAAAGGTCGAGGCGGCGCGCGCGAAAAGCGACAAGCGGCCGATCAAAACCTGGTCGCGTCGCTCGACGATCCTGCCGGAATTCATCGGGTTGACCTTTGCGGTGCATAACGGTCGGCAACACGTTCCGGTTTTCGTCACCGAAGCGATGGTCGGCCACAAGTTGGGTGAATTCTCCTTCACCCGTACCTTCAAAGGGCACGCAGCCGGTAAGAAGGCGAAACGGTAAGGAGCGAAGCGATGAAAACCACACGAGCAGTGATTCGCGGCGTGCGCCTTTCGCCACAAAAAGGCCGCCTGGTT
This region includes:
- the tuf gene encoding elongation factor Tu, giving the protein MAKAKFERTKPHVNVGTIGHVDHGKTTLTAAITTVLAKHFGGEAKKYDDIDAAPEEKARGITINTAHVEYETANRHYAHVDCPGHADYVKNMITGAAQMDGAILVVSAADGPMPQTREHILLARQVGVPYIIVFLNKCDMVDDPELLELVEMEVRDLLNQYGFPGDDTPIIKGSALKALEGDQSEIGEPAILKLAETLDSYIPTPERDIDKPFLLPIEDVFSISGRGTVVTGRVERGTVKVGDEVEIVGLRPTQKTTVTGVEMFRKLLDEGRAGDNVGVLLRGTKREEVERGQVLAKPGTITPHTHFECEVYVLTKEEGGRHTPFFSNYRPQFYFRTTDVTGSIELPEGVEMVMPGDNVKLTVKLIAPIAMEEGLRFAIREGGRTVGAGVVSKIIE
- the rpsJ gene encoding 30S ribosomal protein S10 gives rise to the protein MKTQKIRIRLKAFDYRLIDLSAAQIVDAVKRTGAVVRGPVPLPTKIERYNVLRSPHVNKKSMDQFEIRTHHRLLDIVDPTDKTVDALSKLDLPAGVDVDIKLL
- the rplC gene encoding 50S ribosomal protein L3, translated to MSLGLVARKVGMTRIFTEDGQSIPVTVLAAAGNRVVQIKSPETDGYAAVQVGFGERRPIRVTKPLAGHFAKAGVTPAKVLREFRVDPAELEQFKPGDTLSVERFQVGQKVDVTGRSIGKGFAGAIKRHNFSSNRASHGNSITTNAPGSIGMAQDPGRVFPGKRMAGHLGDETVTVQNLEVVRVDAERQLIWVKGAVPGAKGREVIVRPAVKAKG
- the rplD gene encoding 50S ribosomal protein L4 is translated as MELKLLDTNGQEAGAVTVSDQLFGREFNEPLVHQVVVAYMANARRGTRAQKDRSQVKHSTRKPWRQKGTGRARAGMTSSPLWRGGGKVFPSTPDENFSHKVNRKMYRAAMASILSELARQGRLAVVDGFDVSAPKTKLVVEKLRAMGVYDRNVLLVTEQLSENLLLGSRNLKNVLALEAHEVDPVALVHFDLVLVTKGALEKFQEMWQ
- the rplW gene encoding 50S ribosomal protein L23, producing MSALKERHYQVLLAPVISEKSTMLAETRNTVVFRVAPDAEKHEIKAAVEGLFNVRVQGVRVVNVKGKVKRFGRFAGRRANVRKAYVTLEPGQELDFVMGGSA
- the rpsS gene encoding 30S ribosomal protein S19, translated to MARSVKKGPFVDAHLLKKVEAARAKSDKRPIKTWSRRSTILPEFIGLTFAVHNGRQHVPVFVTEAMVGHKLGEFSFTRTFKGHAAGKKAKR
- the rplB gene encoding 50S ribosomal protein L2, which produces MPIVKLKPTSPGRRHVVKVVHPHLHKGEPYAPLVEAQTRKAGRNNVGRITTRHKGGGHKRHYRIIDFRRNKDGIPAKVERIEYDPNRTAHIALICYTDGERRYILAPKGLEAGMVVESGPQAPIRVGNALPLRSIPVGTTIHNIELQPGKGGQLARAAGASAMLVGRDGGYAQIRLRSGEVRRVPMECRATIGEVSNSEHNLEKLGKAGASRWRGIRPTVRGVAMNPIDHPHGGGEGRTGTGGPPVSPWGWQTKGYRTRKNKRTDGMIIQSRHKR